The genomic stretch GTAGTCCTTGTTGACGCCCAGGTTGTTCGTCACGGCGCGCAGGGCCACCGGCATGGACGCGAAGCTCGACGAGCTGACGAAGGCCACCTGCATGCCGGGCGCGGCGCCCCGGAAGAAGCGCAGCGGATTGAGCCCGTGCGTCATCAGGAGGCCGCCGTACACGAAGACGATGTGCAGCGCGCACGCCACGTACAGCGCCAGCACCAGCTTGCCCAGCGGCAACAAGCGCTCGAAGCCGTAGGTGCCCACCAGCGCGGCGATGAGGCCGAAGGTGCCCAGCGGCGTGAGCTCCAGCACGAAGCGGGTGACCTGAATCATCGCGTCGCTGGCCTCGCGGACCAGCTCGCGCAGCCGGGCCGTCTTCTCGCCGAGCTTCACCAGCGCGAAGCCCAGCAGGCCGGCGAAGAAGATGACCTGGAGGATCTTCCCATTCGCGAGCGCCGCGAACGGGTTGGTGGGCACCACGTCCAGCAGCACCTGGAGGGGGCCAGGCACGTCCCGTGGCTTGTAGGTTTCGGTGGCCATGAGCTGACCCACGCCCTCCCCGGGGCGGAGCAGCGCGGCGACGCCCAGGCCCACCCCCACCGCCAGCGCGGCGGTGACGGCGAACCAGAGGAACGTCTTGCCGCCGAGCACCGCCATGCTCTTCTGCCCGTGAAGCGCCGCCACCGCGTTGATGACCGCGAAGAACACCAGCGGTGTGGCGATCATCTTGATGAGGTTGACGTAGAGCGTGCCCAGCGGCTGGAACCAGGGCCCCGCTGGCTCCCCCACGAGCCACCCGGCCACGGCCCCGAGCACGAACGCCCCCAGGACACGTTGCCAGAAGGGAATGCGGAACCAGGCGGAGACGAGCTTCTTCACGAGGGAGACCTCTCGACGGCGGGCGGCGGACGATAACCCCAGGCCCCAGGCCGCGCA from Myxococcus xanthus encodes the following:
- a CDS encoding dicarboxylate/amino acid:cation symporter; this translates as MKKLVSAWFRIPFWQRVLGAFVLGAVAGWLVGEPAGPWFQPLGTLYVNLIKMIATPLVFFAVINAVAALHGQKSMAVLGGKTFLWFAVTAALAVGVGLGVAALLRPGEGVGQLMATETYKPRDVPGPLQVLLDVVPTNPFAALANGKILQVIFFAGLLGFALVKLGEKTARLRELVREASDAMIQVTRFVLELTPLGTFGLIAALVGTYGFERLLPLGKLVLALYVACALHIVFVYGGLLMTHGLNPLRFFRGAAPGMQVAFVSSSSFASMPVALRAVTNNLGVNKDYAAFAVPLGASIKMDGCGAIYPAIASLFVAQYFSLELSASQYFIILLASVLGSFGTAGVPGTAVVMATVVLSSAGLPLEGLGYLLAIDRILDMMRTMTNVTGQMLVPVLVAREEGLLDAAVYNGASPAIALEEDAVKAD